The Thermodesulfobacteriota bacterium genomic sequence GGAGATCGAAGCGTTCTCCATCCCCTCGTGGACGAAGGTCACCGGCTCGCCGGCCTCCTGGAGGGCGAGCGCGTAGACCATGGGGAGGTAGTGGTCCAGCGTCGGCACCGCCAGGGACGCGCTCGGGCCCAGACTCTCGAAGGCCACCAGGTCCCGATGGTTGCCGGAGACCAGGCACTGCCTGACCCGCTCGTCGAACTCCACGGCCCAGGGGTTGGGGGCGGGCGTCCATGTCCCAGTCGATGCGGGCCACAGGTTGTGGACGATGTTCCCGCTCCCCACCACGAGCACCCCCTGCTCCCGCAGGGGCGCGAGCTCCCGGGCGAGGTCGTAGTGGTGTTGCACGGGCTTGGGGTGCCAGTCGTTGAAGGAGTAGTCCAGGCTCAGCTGGAAGACCGGGATTTCGGCCGCGGGGAGAGGTGCCGGAGTACCGACCAGGCCCCGTGGTCCAGGCCCCACTCCCGGTCGCACGCGATGGAGACCCGACGCACGGTCCGGGTGACGCGCTCCGCCACCTCGGGGGCGCCGGGGCTCGGGTACGCGGCGGCGTAAAGCTGCGGGGGGAACCCGTAGAAGTGTGGATGGTGCGCGGCCGCTCCGTGCACGAGACGAAGGTTTCGTCCGTGAGCCAGTGGGCCGAGGCCACCAGGATCGCCCGGGGCCGGGGGAGGCGCCGGCCCCAGGCCGCCAGGCTCCGGGTGAAGGAGATAGATACGTCATGATTTCGAGAATGCCAGCCGAGACGCGTCCTCTGGTGCAGGTCCGGGGGCCATGGTAAGCTGTCATACACATGTCATGCAGGAGGCAAGCCATGGGAGCTAGGACGATCCGTCTGGACGAACACGACGAGCAGGTGCTCGCCGCCGTCAGGGCGCGCACCGGCCTTTCGGTGTCGGAGGCGTTGCGCAGGGGCCTCCTGGCACTGAGCGCCCACCTCGACGAGGATCAGGCCATCACGCCCTATGACGTGTTCCAAGAGCTCGACCCGGGTCCCGGGGGAGAGGCCCTGGCGCCGGGCCGGACTGCCAAGGAAGCGATACGGGCCGTCCTGAAGAAGAAGGCAGGGCGATGATCCTGGTGGACACCGGCCCCATCGTGGCTCTCTTCGACAGGAGGGATCCGGACCATGCGGGCTGCGAAACCTTCCTGCGCGGCATACGAGAGCCCCTGCTCACCACCGTGCCCGTACTCACCGAGGCTTTCCACCTCCTCTCGCCCGGAGGCCGCGCCGCCGTGGCCCTTGCGGAGTTCGTGCGTCGGCGCGGCCTGCGGGTCCACTTCCTCGACGAAGCGGCCTTGGGCCGTGCCTTGGAGCTCATGGACGAGTATGCGGATCGTCCGATGGACCTCGCCGACGCGTCCCTCGTCGTTGCGGCCGAGGCCCATCGGTGCCTCACGGTGTGGACCATCGACCGGGGCGACTTCGCCGCGTACCGCGCCCGAGTTGGCAAAGGGCACAAGGCCTTCTCGGTCGTACGTTGACGGCCGCTCGCGGCCCCGGAGCAACAGATGCCCCTCGAACCCAAGCCGCTGTTTCGCGCCCACATCGTCGAGGCGGCCATGGCCGGTTTCCGCCTGCCGGGAGCTCACCCGTGCCTACTACGACCGCTACGCCGCGCTTCGCCGCGAGCTTCTCGACGGACTCCTGGCGGCCAATCCGACGCTCGCGCCGCTCCTCGTGCTGCGGGCCGCTCAAACCCTGCTGGACCGCGTGCTCTTCTGCGCCTTCAGCGAGGACCGGGGGCTCCTGCCGCCCGACACCCTCAAGGCCGCCTTCGAGCACCGGGATCCCTACAACCCGCGCCCGCTGTGGGAGAACTTCCAGGGCCTCTTCCGGGCCATTGACCAGGGGAGCCGCGCGCTCCTGATCCCGGCCTACAACAGCGGCCTCTTCGCCTTCGATCCGGCGGTGGACGGCCTCACCGTCCCGGACGACCTGTGCGCGCTCTTCCGGGAGCTCGGCGAGTACGACTACGGGAGGCCCGCCGCGGCCGTGAA encodes the following:
- a CDS encoding PIN domain-containing protein — encoded protein: MILVDTGPIVALFDRRDPDHAGCETFLRGIREPLLTTVPVLTEAFHLLSPGGRAAVALAEFVRRRGLRVHFLDEAALGRALELMDEYADRPMDLADASLVVAAEAHRCLTVWTIDRGDFAAYRARVGKGHKAFSVVR
- a CDS encoding class III extradiol ring-cleavage dioxygenase, with translation MGPGPRGLVGTPAPLPAAEIPVFQLSLDYSFNDWHPKPVQHHYDLARELAPLREQGVLVVGSGNIVHNLWPASTGTWTPAPNPWAVEFDERVRQCLVSGNHRDLVAFESLGPSASLAVPTLDHYLPMVYALALQEAGEPVTFVHEGMENASIS